The Syngnathus typhle isolate RoL2023-S1 ecotype Sweden unplaced genomic scaffold, RoL_Styp_1.0 HiC_scaffold_144, whole genome shotgun sequence genome has a window encoding:
- the LOC133148745 gene encoding uncharacterized protein LOC133148745 isoform X2, producing MPLGFQQGEPVHQSIVSCAWRGQPSFISLLESGMDAELDFYTRKMLIQVRYCQQQKYVKLDEVDGCFDFVQFHDKEFSDCSLSSPSDYSDSSFSSCASTSTILLDEVPRKKPRLEGPLTAASARKLIEDVLGTSSGGEEVLQEYHTTKTLTDATRRKLVNIIVAHMIDKHGQLPSKAVREEYALGIVTVFPSLKDPYSKKGYEHFYDAASSTGYISWRLKTIQRKIRRGHASTSSPTGFSPGGGGPNVRRSIVVDQQLDGDAYQEAISLLNHTTDSSVIFLKMRETFQNRQKLIHDSDKTQDIFSIFPRFLDTKGLMNQDFTLLFEEEVSNLLLQKWDPFFRDNVIKEAKRLTPTPELRRMLQAAESPGSELDEAPIGLKSMVLSTKVDLLFAVPWRKTCQSFVK from the exons atgcccctgggctttcagcagggtgaacccgtgcatcaatcaatagtctcctgtgcgtggcgtggtcaaccgtcgtttatttcgctgctggaatcaggaatggatgcggagttggacttttacacgag aaaaatgttgatccaggttcggtattgccaacagcagaagtatgtgaagttggatgaggttgatggatgttttgattttgtgcagttccatgacaaag aattttccgattgctccttgtcctctccatccgattattctgattcaagcttcagttcatgtgcaagtacatcaactatactcctagatgaggttcctaggaagaaaccaagacttgagggcccacttactgcagcatctgctagaaag ttgattgaagatgttcttggtaccagctcaggtggtgaagaggtcctccaagagtatcacacaacaaaaactctaacagatgctaccagaagaaagttggtcaatataatagtggcacacatgattgataaacacgg gcaactccccagcaaagctgttcgagaagagtacgctcttgggatagtgacagtgttcccgtccctcaaagacccatactccaagaaaggctat gaacatttctatgatgctgcaagcagcaccggatacatttcttggcgtctgaaaacgattcagagaaagattcgaagaggacatgcatctacaagtagccccactggcttttccccaggaggag gaggcccaaatgtgcgcaggtccattgttgttgaccagcagcttgatggggatgcataccaggaagccatctccttgctcaaccatacaacagacagttccgtaatttttctgaagatgagagagacctttcagaatcgccaaaaactcatccacgactcagacaaaactcaagatatcttctccatcttcccaagattcctggatacaaagggattg atgaatcaagacttcacactcctgtttgaagaggaggtttccaacctgctgctccagaaatgggatccgttcttcagagataacgtcatcaaagaggccaagcggctcaccccaacacctgagctgcgccgaatgctgcaggccgcagagtctccaggaagtgaacttgatgaggcaccaa ttgggttaaagtcgatggtgttgagtacaaaggtggacttgttgtttgcagttccatggaggaagacatgccagtcttttgtcaaatag
- the LOC133148745 gene encoding uncharacterized protein LOC133148745 isoform X1, whose translation MPLGFQQGEPVHQSIVSCAWRGQPSFISLLESGMDAELDFYTRKMLIQVRYCQQQKYVKLDEVDGCFDFVQFHDKVIERFCLPPDAKLVYKDATGTEVDEDIFSDLVSQGNVTLSVFSNDEFSDCSLSSPSDYSDSSFSSCASTSTILLDEVPRKKPRLEGPLTAASARKLIEDVLGTSSGGEEVLQEYHTTKTLTDATRRKLVNIIVAHMIDKHGQLPSKAVREEYALGIVTVFPSLKDPYSKKGYEHFYDAASSTGYISWRLKTIQRKIRRGHASTSSPTGFSPGGGGPNVRRSIVVDQQLDGDAYQEAISLLNHTTDSSVIFLKMRETFQNRQKLIHDSDKTQDIFSIFPRFLDTKGLMNQDFTLLFEEEVSNLLLQKWDPFFRDNVIKEAKRLTPTPELRRMLQAAESPGSELDEAPIGLKSMVLSTKVDLLFAVPWRKTCQSFVK comes from the exons atgcccctgggctttcagcagggtgaacccgtgcatcaatcaatagtctcctgtgcgtggcgtggtcaaccgtcgtttatttcgctgctggaatcaggaatggatgcggagttggacttttacacgag aaaaatgttgatccaggttcggtattgccaacagcagaagtatgtgaagttggatgaggttgatggatgttttgattttgtgcagttccatgacaaag tcatcgagagattttgcctgccacctgacgcaaaattagtgtacaaagatgcaacagggacagaagttgatgaggacattttcagtgaccttgtcagccaaggcaatgtgactctatcagttttctcaaatgacg aattttccgattgctccttgtcctctccatccgattattctgattcaagcttcagttcatgtgcaagtacatcaactatactcctagatgaggttcctaggaagaaaccaagacttgagggcccacttactgcagcatctgctagaaag ttgattgaagatgttcttggtaccagctcaggtggtgaagaggtcctccaagagtatcacacaacaaaaactctaacagatgctaccagaagaaagttggtcaatataatagtggcacacatgattgataaacacgg gcaactccccagcaaagctgttcgagaagagtacgctcttgggatagtgacagtgttcccgtccctcaaagacccatactccaagaaaggctat gaacatttctatgatgctgcaagcagcaccggatacatttcttggcgtctgaaaacgattcagagaaagattcgaagaggacatgcatctacaagtagccccactggcttttccccaggaggag gaggcccaaatgtgcgcaggtccattgttgttgaccagcagcttgatggggatgcataccaggaagccatctccttgctcaaccatacaacagacagttccgtaatttttctgaagatgagagagacctttcagaatcgccaaaaactcatccacgactcagacaaaactcaagatatcttctccatcttcccaagattcctggatacaaagggattg atgaatcaagacttcacactcctgtttgaagaggaggtttccaacctgctgctccagaaatgggatccgttcttcagagataacgtcatcaaagaggccaagcggctcaccccaacacctgagctgcgccgaatgctgcaggccgcagagtctccaggaagtgaacttgatgaggcaccaa ttgggttaaagtcgatggtgttgagtacaaaggtggacttgttgtttgcagttccatggaggaagacatgccagtcttttgtcaaatag
- the LOC133148745 gene encoding uncharacterized protein LOC133148745 isoform X3: protein MRSWTFTRVIERFCLPPDAKLVYKDATGTEVDEDIFSDLVSQGNVTLSVFSNDEFSDCSLSSPSDYSDSSFSSCASTSTILLDEVPRKKPRLEGPLTAASARKLIEDVLGTSSGGEEVLQEYHTTKTLTDATRRKLVNIIVAHMIDKHGQLPSKAVREEYALGIVTVFPSLKDPYSKKGYEHFYDAASSTGYISWRLKTIQRKIRRGHASTSSPTGFSPGGGGPNVRRSIVVDQQLDGDAYQEAISLLNHTTDSSVIFLKMRETFQNRQKLIHDSDKTQDIFSIFPRFLDTKGLMNQDFTLLFEEEVSNLLLQKWDPFFRDNVIKEAKRLTPTPELRRMLQAAESPGSELDEAPIGLKSMVLSTKVDLLFAVPWRKTCQSFVK, encoded by the exons atgcggagttggacttttacacgag tcatcgagagattttgcctgccacctgacgcaaaattagtgtacaaagatgcaacagggacagaagttgatgaggacattttcagtgaccttgtcagccaaggcaatgtgactctatcagttttctcaaatgacg aattttccgattgctccttgtcctctccatccgattattctgattcaagcttcagttcatgtgcaagtacatcaactatactcctagatgaggttcctaggaagaaaccaagacttgagggcccacttactgcagcatctgctagaaag ttgattgaagatgttcttggtaccagctcaggtggtgaagaggtcctccaagagtatcacacaacaaaaactctaacagatgctaccagaagaaagttggtcaatataatagtggcacacatgattgataaacacgg gcaactccccagcaaagctgttcgagaagagtacgctcttgggatagtgacagtgttcccgtccctcaaagacccatactccaagaaaggctat gaacatttctatgatgctgcaagcagcaccggatacatttcttggcgtctgaaaacgattcagagaaagattcgaagaggacatgcatctacaagtagccccactggcttttccccaggaggag gaggcccaaatgtgcgcaggtccattgttgttgaccagcagcttgatggggatgcataccaggaagccatctccttgctcaaccatacaacagacagttccgtaatttttctgaagatgagagagacctttcagaatcgccaaaaactcatccacgactcagacaaaactcaagatatcttctccatcttcccaagattcctggatacaaagggattg atgaatcaagacttcacactcctgtttgaagaggaggtttccaacctgctgctccagaaatgggatccgttcttcagagataacgtcatcaaagaggccaagcggctcaccccaacacctgagctgcgccgaatgctgcaggccgcagagtctccaggaagtgaacttgatgaggcaccaa ttgggttaaagtcgatggtgttgagtacaaaggtggacttgttgtttgcagttccatggaggaagacatgccagtcttttgtcaaatag